GTGTCAATTACTGTGGTAGTAGGACCAATAGGGTCTATTCTTTTCTTACGATGCTGCTCCAAATGCCCGTTGTTTCTTTCTTCCTCATTGGTAGAAACTGTTGGATTGCCGGCACCCCTatggcgcagcgaaaaaataataattcggcGATCCCAACCAGgaatccatgtgtgaggaacaaatcggggtgaaaaggttgcaaaattacctaatgtttattcagagtagacaacaacgcctcaacaacgagtagtctgGTTTGCTGTCGAACCAAGCCACAATCTATCGTGAtcccggcctctacgtaatccacccagttgactacgaacggaagaaatccccaaaacagttttgaaagtgatttttctttgacggctgctagacccaagCAAAGGAAAAACGGGATCcttataaatcttttatttttagggtttttaggaattaaataaatataataatattttaaaccaaaaattataattacattaattataatataatttcggtaaaccatatatttatttgaattcatatgctaaccaaattcatgtcctcattatgcgtacaacaaccttgtacataatgtgttggaaatttgattaccgaattaaattaattctataattaatttaattcaaacgACCCCCAAAAACTATACCAACTATGgcttattccgttcatttcaactatagggtgtgacctcaGAGGTTCtcgtaacgttagcagtaatactagaacgattccaatgttacaaacaatgagtggcatctagcaatgcatcattgctacctaagtcacaagagatcatggttcgacataacctttttatgattaaccttttatgcaataatccttaagtcttTTATCtttggattggacacaagtcatggaatagtcacacttgcatagtccattccatgttccttgatatcttaagcagactacgatatacaaataagtatgacatctcatatcaacttatttgagcatggccatgcatttctagtctcacttaatcaagtggcctaagatattactcccattatgtaggagggacttattctatatcgactaaccatatccctctacatcgattgcggtatatccaacatcagcctttatagaacaaccagttacggtgtacgtttgactgtatcaagatatactactcataatgttgggattatgatgatctcaagtctgaggatcatatacatattaatcactatgagtaatgtcgtgacaattacataataatccaagaaacatactcataatgggtcagtccaatatgttatTCTCTAACACGCATATTCATGtatcgattctgacattccatatcaatgacaactctttatcatcaatcaattgcatgttagtcttaatgcattatcgttgtcctatccaacaataatacttgactaaggatcttttaagaataatcatattattctcaggacattattataaaacatttatttatacacatagaaaagaaactaaaataataatggtaacgccttatattaataaacatgataaatcaagtatgttattacaaccatctcatgattgatctttgggcatactctaacagaaGCAATATTCATAGCCCCTGCGGTTGTCTTACATTTTTTGCGTGCATTCCTTATCAAAGATTAAATGTTCATGGTCTCGTTTATTTTGCAAGATATGCTATCAGTCTTTGTCGAATCGTTTTCAGAGTTGCGGTCGATGCCTGCATCAGCAACGATTCTAAAATTAGTGGAGGCAGttaataagttaatattttgcCTATCATTTTCCCTTCGTAAAGAAGCAGCAGAGGTTCATGGGCGAGGACTCATcctatatatattgtaaaagaAATTCATTGGTTCCTCCTTGTAGCCCCGTAGTATTAAACCCAACTCGCCTGTAGATTTGTGAGGTTACGTATTACATTCAGGTTGTGCACCAATGGACTAGGCGACCTCCCTATTGTCACCACATTTCCACCTATTGGGGCTGAAGCACTCCAAACAATATAGAAACATGTTCATTGCCATTAAAAGATCTTCTAGAATTAGCGAGCGACCGGTGTGAAGCCTAAAAAATTGAGTTAGGGTACCGTCTGTGGAGAGGGATCGCTGAAATGAGTGCGTGTCTTGGCTCGGTGAAAGACCACTTGGTTGGAAATCCAAACCCATCACCAAGTTTAATTTGGACTCAGATATATTTCCCCCGATTCAGGTGAATATTGAAACACTGATTTGAAATAATGGTCTCCACCTTTTTGCGTAGAGAAAAGTAGTAAAACCCCAATGGGTTCTCTTGGTTATGGCTTTTCAGTTGGTATAGGTGCTAGAAAACAACGAGTAGGGGAACCTCGTTGCGCTAGCAGCAATCAATGAAGTATGCTACCACAATCCACCAGGAGAAACCCGAAAGTTGACTAGGGGAAATTTTGTAGTCCCTGAGCAGGCTGCAGAAGAAAGGGTGCAATGACATATGGAACCTAGCCTTGAGTACGTGAAGGGGGAGTAGGAAGCTATTATCGGTGGTTACATTTAGCCTGTGGGGACCCTCTAGAATGGAAAATTCGTACGCGATGTAAGGAATCTTTATCCCTCGCACGACTAAAACTTACAGCATTTCCTCCATTTTCTAATGCAGGTGTAGAAGTTAGCTGTCACCAAAACCTTAGGTGATTGTTCTCGCGGTAGATGGCTTTAGATTATTCGGTTACCGATTCCCCTCATTCTCGTCATGATTtgagttaaaaaagaaaataaaaatttaagaagcAAAAGTAAGTTCTCCGAAGTTACCTTCAATTCGATTGTTGAAAATGCTAGAAGTGATGAGCTTAAGGCTCTGGAGATCCCCTTTTTAAAAGGGGTTTCTCTTCCCACATTTTGACTCTTTACATGATCATGAAAGATTAACGATTCAGATGCAAACAAACGGAAACGATTCAAATGCCAACGGTCAGATGCAAGTAGACAAAACTTATTCGTACACGCGGCAGAACATGCGTTGCACATCACAACTCATAGCGTACCCAACAAACTGTATTTAAACTTGATGTGATGGATCTAAAAAGTATCACTTTGTAACCCTCCTAAGACCCACTAGGGGGACTAGATTATTATACACCAGTAATCACCAACCCGAATTCTAGATAAGATCCGGGTCACCTACCAGCAACCCATCAGATGGATTAATTTGAGGCGAACAACGAAAGGATAGCAAGGGGGCTTGCGGTCTTTGTTCGCATATACCCAAGGAGCTCGCAGGATGAAGACCGCATGCTCTAGCAGGCGACCCAGAATGGAACACATGTCCATCATGCCCAAGGTCTGCTTAGAGGGTCGGTCATAGGAATAGTGGGGTTAAGTCATAAACAGTAGGATCATGTCATGAACAGTGAtagtatgtataaatatttgaattttctcattaataaaatatgagaCAAAATTACTCAACATAAATATTTCTTTAACATAGGAATTTAACATTCTAAACAATGCTAAAATTTGGTACTATAGAAGTAATCTTACTACCACAGTTAGATAATGTAAGATTCTCAAAGTAATATTGATTTTATCACAATTTTACTCTTtctttttataagttttatttaattaaataagacttttttatcaaaatagattggctttaattatattaatatttatatatttaaatttgatctgCTTTAAATATTCATGACTCTACctttaatttcacttttgaaTTGAGAATATGCatacttattatatatattttaaatattcataaatgcaattgattttttagaaaaataaatatattttaaaagatatatgctattttattaattttattataaaattcagAAATTTATCACAAATATTTGGCATGCTAATAATGtctaaaattggaaaaaatattataataaggCAATCCAGTAGTATATTTTCAAGTAATCTACATTTCATCgactaaacattaaaatcttaAGTTCCCATAcgttaataaaataagataatgtAATCACCCAAGAATATGTTAATTCAATCTTATTATCATTttgtcataatttaaaaaactcaaaaacaattgaaaaatattttatgaaatttaaagatGAAAGTATGTAAGAGGCCTCTATAATCAAATTAGTCTCtactattaaaaaatcaaataaagttaaattagaataaatttaatatttattgtttaacagagttaatatttataaaatttttatggtaaatgaacttttttttaattgaacagaaattgaaaaaaattagagataTCTGTCTgctgtaaatgttatttttaataatagagggattaaattaatctatttaataataaattttaaaaacataatttcgGCCTCGTGGTTTATTACCGGGCCTTCCTACTTGGGCCCGACTTTATCTATTAGCGACGTCTCAATCGTTGTTctccttttcaatttttcttcttttcctttgtgtTCTTACTAGAAGCAGAGATCCAAAGAGGAAGCTCCGATTGCTGTAAAACAATGGCGGATTACCATTTCGTTTACAAAGATGTCGAAGGAGCTTCCACTCAATGGGATGATATTCAAAGAAAGCTAGGGAATTTACCCCCAAAGCCACCAGCTTTCAAGCCTGACCCTTTTGAACCTGCACCTGACCCGGATTCCGTCCCTAAGGACAAGTCTTGGATCGATGAAAAGACTGAAGAACAACTTGAAGAAATCGAAGATGATCTCGATGATGATAGATTCCTTGAAGAATACAGGTTTACtctttaaccttttttttttgttcagaTTTAATTTGGAGGATTAAGACtttattgattctttttaattgaattaataaatggTTTCGTTCATTTAGATAAACTTTTAAATGTATCAGTTGAAAGGATAGTTTTCATATTCTATAACTtgtaaaatggatgaaaaataaggagttagtttttatttaacttaaaagATGATACCAGGTTGACTATTAATTTTGTAACAGATTTATGATTGATTAAAAAAGATTGAACTTTTTCCTAGTGATTGAATTCATTGGAATCTGGGTTTTCATTGATATCTATGTTTCTGAAGTTCAATTGACAAAATGGTGTTTGTTTTGATAGAAAGAAGAGGCTGGCTGAGATGAGGGAAGCTGTTAAGATTTCAAAGTATGGATCGGTTATGCCAATTTCCGGATCCGATTTCGTACGGGAGGTTTCGCAAGCTCCTCAGGATGTCTGGGTTGTTGTCATTCTCTACAAAGAAGGGTATTAACATTTGAAACAGTTGGATCTCTTTTTATGCTAACATTAGTTATTAGAATTGTAACAATTATGTTTCTTTGTATGCATCGAAATAGGCATCATAGAATCTTTATGCTCATCATAATATATTATTCCTCTTCTTGTTCCGGTTTTCGGTTATTGATGGGCCTTATTTGCTTAATGCAATGTTTGGTGCTTTCCGCATCTTCAAGTGTTGGTCATTCTAACCTAGTCATTCCCCTTTTCTTTGCTCGATATTACATGGATGTCAATGAAATTCAATAGGAACTGTGTACTGGTTTATAAATGCGAATAAATCCACGGCTTGTGAACcatgaaatttataaatgatCTTTCTCCCATAACTTTTGCATTGATGTTGCACATTTCCCTTGTCTTTGCTGTATATTCTATAGTTATCTTCGAAATCCGATAAACTTGGAATGAAAACTAAGACTTGGAACCATGAAATTTATGAATGCTCATGCTCATATAAAATTGGTGTTAATGCCATGCTCTTAAGTTTAAGGGAGTTGACAGGTTCCTTGCATTGactgatttttttctttaccGGCATCTCTTATAGATTTCTGGAGTGTGGGCTGCTTTTGCAGTGTTTGGAAGAATTGGCAGTTAAATACCCTGCAACAAAGTTTGTCAAGATAATATCTACAGATTGCATTCCTAACTACCCAGATCGTAATCTTCCCACACTCTTGGTGTATAACAACGGAGCGGTGAAAGCAAATTATGTAGGCTTGCATAGTTTTGGCCACAGATGCACGCCTGAAGGTATGCTATATGTGAAGGAATTCActtgtttttcaaataaattatgtttactGCTCTTCGATCTTTGTTTTGCACCTTTCTTCGtctttcttttgcttttcagccattttaattgaaattccATATCTCAATCCGATTTCAACATAATTTTGTTCCTCTTTTGTATGTGATATAGGTGTGGCCTTAGTTCTTTGTCAATCAGATCCTGTACTGAATGATGGTCAAAGTGGGAGCAATGCATCTGTTCTCGAAGGAGTTCGAAAGAGGTTCATAGAGAAAGTTGTTACGGAGCATGAAGATCATGATGATGATGGGTCTTCAAGTGATTGAATGTTTGGTCagttcattttatttcttttgtttggtAAAAGAATGATTACCATTGACAGAGTGGCTTCTTTGCTGCTTCAGGAACAAATGGTATTGTATTTGTTATAACATCTTTATCATGTTTCCAACAAATTGGGATGCAATTCTTAGCTCCAATTCTCGATTTCACATTGAAAACCGATACCGTAAATCAGCAGGGCATTGACTTTACAACCCAATATCAAGCGTTCAAACTACGTCAAGACAAAGAAGTAAAGCTCTACAAGCATTTATACAAATACAATTCTATCAACTCTCTCTAGTTCATCTCTATTTATCTATCTTTCTGGTTGTTTGCCGAATATAGCCTCCCTTGTTACAAGCTTAATTCCTCGCACCCAGAGCTCTGCCATTTCTAACCCACCTTCGCACATAAAATGGACCTCTTTGTTCTTAGTGGTCACTACTCGAAACACTCCGGGTTCATTAGCGTTGCCCTTTCCATTCCTGTTTCTTTCAAAGGCTTGGCTCGGCCCTAGTTCTGCCTCTCGGCATATCACATTCCGTTTTCTTGACTTTCCCCATTGCAGCACCCCAGTAGTtcccaccattttcatttgtttcccATGTGGATTTCCTTTTCCTCCCTTGGTATGCTTCATTACAGAGGTACCTTCAAGAACGAGCGAGCGAGCAAGCGAGTCCAGAATCACGCGTTCTGCATTGTTTTTCAGGCCTACGATTTTTCTGGCAAGAGAGAGTGCGGTTTCCCCTTTAGCATTCTTGAAATAACAATTTGCACCATGTGAGATTAAGAGCTCACACATGGAACCGTGACCTTCCCTAGCTGCTAACATAAGTGGAGTATAGCCATTTCCATCAGGGACGTTTACATCATAGCCTCTGCTTGTCAACAATTTAACAGCATCCAATACTCCATGCCGTGCTGCACAATGCAAAGCATAGAAGCCTCCGGCATTGCGATTGCCCTTTTCAAGTGCAAATTCAAGCATCACCTTCTCAAACAGGTGACGATTCTGATTCAGTTCAGACAACTTAAAAGCAGTCTCACCAGATTTGTTTAACAGCTTAACATCAGCCCCGGCATAGACTAGCAAACGGAATGCTTCAACGTGACCTTTCAAGGCTGCAACCATTACTGCCGAAAAACCTTTATCATCCTGATAATCAATATTAACTTCTCCACTTCCTATCAGAGCTTTTAGAGCCTGAACATCGCCTGCCTGAGCGACAAACATTAAAGGAGAAAAAACTGAAACGTTGCTTGACTTGGGGATCTTTCCAACCTTGATTGCATCTAGCACTGCTTGCTGAAAACTGAGGGACCACTGGTTTGATCGAGCGATTGAACCAGCTGACTGACCAGAGACGTTAACTAAGCCAAAGTCAGCACCAGCCATTGTCAGCACTTTAACGCATTCTTCATGCTTGTATTTTGCACAAACCATCAAAGCTGTGTCACCAGAATCTGTCTTGGAGTTCAGATCACAACCAGCATTAATGAGGGATTGAAGGGCTGCTGACAAGCCAAGACGGGCAGCCATGTGAATTGGACAGAACTCGGTTTTCGGGGTTTTAACTGGACATTCTACATTTGCACCACAGTCCAAGAGAACTTTCACTGCTCCTGCATTGCAACAAAGAATTGCATGGTGGAGGAGGGTTCTTCCATGATGAAGTGTCTCAAGGGGAAGGTGCTGAAGGAGCATCCGTAATATGGCACCACTATCTTCAAAATATTCTACAGCACACCAACTGATGGCATAGGGCTCAGCCAATCCTGCACCCACTCGAAACTCTTCACCCGTAGTTGTATCCCATGACCATGCTCCCAGACTTACTTTAATATCGATTGGGGTCCTAGCCTGTTTCAAGATTTTGGATAAATAAGATAACGAGTCTAAGTAGTTTACAAGGCAAGAAATAACAGTAGAAGACTGCTTAACCAATACAACTCTTGAAACTCTCTTGTCAATTAATCCGGGGAATTGTAAACTATCTTGCTAAAATGAACTATTCTTAATTGAAACAGACTACAAGAAAGTTTGACTAGATCCAGAtggattaaattatttgaatatgcaaatgtaaaattaggaaaaagtcTAAAAAGCTTTCTGATTTCAAACTTGTGTATCAGAAGGACAATAAGTGGCACGAACCCACTTAACCATGTAGTggttaattatgtaaaagcatTTATTTCAGAGTTTGAGAAAGTTGTGTAAATCATACAGCACACTAAATTATTAGATCACCTGTAGAAGCAAGCGAACAACGGAGGCCTGCCTACTAACCACAGCAGCAACAAGTGCTGTGCAGTCAACATTTGTGTGCAAGGAAGGTTTAGACGACCGGAGGAGCTGTCTATGACTAGCACTTGCATCAACACCACACTGTTATAGAGCAGGAGAGCCATTAgattatcatataaaatttaaatcaaagaGCTAGGTAATATTCCCGGTCTTTGCCCCCTTGGAGGATCAACTAAATAACACTAGAAATCTGTTAGCT
The sequence above is a segment of the Gossypium raimondii isolate GPD5lz chromosome 4, ASM2569854v1, whole genome shotgun sequence genome. Coding sequences within it:
- the LOC105780073 gene encoding uncharacterized protein LOC105780073 — protein: MADYHFVYKDVEGASTQWDDIQRKLGNLPPKPPAFKPDPFEPAPDPDSVPKDKSWIDEKTEEQLEEIEDDLDDDRFLEEYRKKRLAEMREAVKISKYGSVMPISGSDFVREVSQAPQDVWVVVILYKEGFLECGLLLQCLEELAVKYPATKFVKIISTDCIPNYPDRNLPTLLVYNNGAVKANYVGLHSFGHRCTPEGVALVLCQSDPVLNDGQSGSNASVLEGVRKRFIEKVVTEHEDHDDDGSSSD
- the LOC105780072 gene encoding uncharacterized protein LOC105780072, with protein sequence MTVFSGSRQVVPVDYEAEVSQRLLDASLSGDLKSALECLADPFVDVNFVGTVCLKTRKTEVVLREESAAEVRFDYEEFKTDVTALFLAVHVGNLALVKKLLSIGADVNHKLFKGFATTVAVREGRLEILEILLKTGASQPACEEALLEASCHGQARLAELLMGSDLIRPHVAVQAFVTACCRGFAEVVNTLMKCGVDASASHRQLLRSSKPSLHTNVDCTALVAAVVSRQASVVRLLLQARTPIDIKVSLGAWSWDTTTGEEFRVGAGLAEPYAISWCAVEYFEDSGAILRMLLQHLPLETLHHGRTLLHHAILCCNAGAVKVLLDCGANVECPVKTPKTEFCPIHMAARLGLSAALQSLINAGCDLNSKTDSGDTALMVCAKYKHEECVKVLTMAGADFGLVNVSGQSAGSIARSNQWSLSFQQAVLDAIKVGKIPKSSNVSVFSPLMFVAQAGDVQALKALIGSGEVNIDYQDDKGFSAVMVAALKGHVEAFRLLVYAGADVKLLNKSGETAFKLSELNQNRHLFEKVMLEFALEKGNRNAGGFYALHCAARHGVLDAVKLLTSRGYDVNVPDGNGYTPLMLAAREGHGSMCELLISHGANCYFKNAKGETALSLARKIVGLKNNAERVILDSLARSLVLEGTSVMKHTKGGKGNPHGKQMKMVGTTGVLQWGKSRKRNVICREAELGPSQAFERNRNGKGNANEPGVFRVVTTKNKEVHFMCEGGLEMAELWVRGIKLVTREAIFGKQPER